In Desulfosoma sp., the genomic stretch CTCCCTATTATCGCCAGGAATATTCCTTTATTCCGCGAGGTGGTTGGGGAACATGCGTTCTATTTCGAAGCAGCATCACCGGGCGAGTTGACTCAGTCGGTTAGTACCTGGCTCGATCAATACCGCCGAGGGGAGCATCCGAAGTCGGATAACCTACCATGGCTGACATGGGCAGAGAGCGCCAAAAGGCTCTGTGAAATTGTGCTCAGTGTAGCGTCCGAACAAAAAAAGAAAGCATATGGAGAAAGAGATAAAAATTATGGAAAAGCAGATAAAAATTGGCAATTCGGTCTATACGGTTTTCTCGGATGACAATTACCTTGACGCCATGGGGAACGACTTCGAGCCGCACATGGTACAGCTGTTTCGTGCCCTGATTGGCCCGGATGATGTGGTGGCTGATATTGGTGCAAACATCGGCCTAACCGCAATCCTGTTTTCCTCGCTTGCGAAGCACACGTATGCCTTTGAGCCCAGCCCATCGACCTTTTCCATCCTGTTGGGTAATCTGGCCAAAAACAGCATTGCAAATGTGGAAGCGATCAATCTTGGCCTCGGGGACAAGGAAGAAGTCACGACCATAACGTTCGCTTATAACAATCGCTCGGGCGGCTATGTCAGCGAGAAGATCCGTCCGGAGACAGGACACGTCAGCGAGGAAATCTGTATTGACACACTCGACCATTTCTTTTCTTCCAAGGCGCCTGCACCAACTTTTTTGAAGATCGACGTTGAGGGCTTCGAGCTGAACGTAATTCGGGGGGGGGCGTTGTTCCTTCAACGCGTCCGTCCGGTCGTGGTGATGGAAATGAATCACTTCTGCCTTGATGTTCTACAGCGAGTTACAGTTCCCGATTTTCTTGACTTCATGCGCTCCGTTTTCCCCTATCTGTATGCCATTGATACCGACAACAGAACCATTGTCGATCTGCATGTGCCTGACAAGGCCTACATGGTGATGCACGAGCATGTGGTCAAACATCGGTTTCCGAACATTGTCGGCGGCTTCGGTTCCGAGCTCAAAGAAAAACTACAGAGACTTGAAGCAGCAGCAATCTTCAAAACGCCGCTCTTATCGAGACCAATCGGAAAAATCACCACGCAGGCATCTAACACCTGCGTCAAGGCGGGGAGTTTATTTGAGATCAGCGTCAGCGTAGTAAACGAAAGCAAAGAAACCTGGTACGGCTACGGTGATCATCCTGTTTTCCTGAGTTACCACTGGACAAGGAATGGCAATGACTTTTTGATTTATGACGGTATCCGAACCGAACTGATGAAGCCTGAAGTATATCCTGGCGAGACCATCGAGCAACAGATCTGCGTTGAAGCCCCTAAAGTGCCCGGGAAACTCAAGCTCGTACTAACCATGGTCCAGGAAGGGGTGTGTTGGTTCGAGGACAGGGGGCTTAACCCTGCGTTACTCGATATCGAGATATCATAGTATAAACAGACAAGAGCCAATTTAGGGTTGGTTTTTGCCTTAATCCGTGAGATTATGTCTATACATAAAAGTATTGTGTCGGATGTATCCTATTGAATTTCATTCGCTTTTGTGCTATAAGGTCTCCTGTCACAATTTCACCTGGGAGGTGCCCTCATGAAAAAAGTCGATATTGAACAATCTTCCAAGGCCTTTTATAGCGGGCACTCGGGCCTGGTTCTTGTGGGCCATTCGATCAACGGCAGCACGGACCTCTGCCAACGGTTGGAAAAGGAAGTTCCGGGACGGCCGGTGATCTCTCATGCGGATGTGGTCAAGACGTATGTGGGGCTTTTGTGTATGGGGAAGAGTGACTTTGAAGCCGCCGAGGGGGTTTCCGGCGATGACTGGTTCAAAGAGGCTCTGGACATCGAAAAGGTTCCTTCGCAGGAAACCTTGCGACAGCGCTTCGACAAGCACGCGAGAGTTTTCGAACGTCTTGCCGGCGCCGCCAGCGTTGAACTGCTTGAGAGGGCCCAGGTTCCTGTAACGCCTCTTTCCACAGGGGATGTGGCTTTGGACCTGGATGTGTTTTGCCTGG encodes the following:
- a CDS encoding FkbM family methyltransferase; the encoded protein is MEKEIKIMEKQIKIGNSVYTVFSDDNYLDAMGNDFEPHMVQLFRALIGPDDVVADIGANIGLTAILFSSLAKHTYAFEPSPSTFSILLGNLAKNSIANVEAINLGLGDKEEVTTITFAYNNRSGGYVSEKIRPETGHVSEEICIDTLDHFFSSKAPAPTFLKIDVEGFELNVIRGGALFLQRVRPVVVMEMNHFCLDVLQRVTVPDFLDFMRSVFPYLYAIDTDNRTIVDLHVPDKAYMVMHEHVVKHRFPNIVGGFGSELKEKLQRLEAAAIFKTPLLSRPIGKITTQASNTCVKAGSLFEISVSVVNESKETWYGYGDHPVFLSYHWTRNGNDFLIYDGIRTELMKPEVYPGETIEQQICVEAPKVPGKLKLVLTMVQEGVCWFEDRGLNPALLDIEIS
- a CDS encoding IS1380 family transposase, producing the protein MKKVDIEQSSKAFYSGHSGLVLVGHSINGSTDLCQRLEKEVPGRPVISHADVVKTYVGLLCMGKSDFEAAEGVSGDDWFKEALDIEKVPSQETLRQRFDKHARVFERLAGAASVELLERAQVPVTPLSTGDVALDLDVFCL